The Flavobacterium psychrophilum genome includes a region encoding these proteins:
- a CDS encoding multidrug transporter AcrB, whose translation MFSKFIHRPVFAIVISIIIVFMGSLAITQLPTSQFPDIAPTTVNIFIAYPGASADVLVKSTLITLENSINGVQDMRYMATDATSAGEATLRIIFEPGTDPNQAVIRVKTRVDQVMPLLPELVQREGVVITPIQPSMLMYVNLYAKGKNMDEKFLYNYANVKMLPEINRIKGVARSQILGSRTYAMRIWLNPDRMRAYKVSTDEVMKALGEQSIVGRPGRLGQSSGIQAQSLEYVLTYKGRFSEPEEYDNVIIRANPEGESIRLKDIGRAELGSEFFDIYSNLDGHPSASIVLKQNYGSNASDVIKQVKAKLEEMKETFPPGLDYKISYDVSKFLDASIEQVVDTLRDAFILVALVVFIFLGDWRSTLIPILAVPVSLVGAFFVIQFFGISINLVTLFALVLAIGIVVDDAIVVVEAVHAKFEEHPHITPYKAVKEVLGEISGAIIAITAVMVSVFVPISFMSGPVGTFYRQFSITMASSIVISALIALTLTPVLCAMLLKNNHGKEVKKNILTKGLDKFNRSFDKLTGWYVKLLKLIVNRRVVTFAILIAFCAGTFFINKILPSGFIPSEDQGTIYAIIQTPPGSTLETTNQVSQRLQKICEHVDGVENVSSLAGYEIMTEGRGSNAGTCLINLKEWSDRKHTVTEIMEELEEKSKGLGAKIEFFEPPAIPGFGSSGGFSMRLLDKSTTVDYKDFDKINKKFMEDLGKRKELSGLFTFFAANYPQYELEIDNQLAMQKGVSIGKAMENLDILIGSTYEQGFIKFERFFKVYVQSDPKFRRLPSDVLNLFIKNDHGEMVPYSAFMKLKKTQGPNEITRYNMYNSAAIQGLPAKGYTTADAIQAVREVAKQSLPKGYDIAWEGLSYDESMKGNESIYIFLIVLSFVYFVLAAQYESFIIPLAVVFSLPVGVFGSFLLLKIMGLQNDIYAQVGLIMLVGLLGKNAVLIVEFAVLKHHQGMTILEAAIEGAKVRFRPILMTSFAFIAGMIPLMIASGAGAIGNKTLGSSALGGMLFGTIFGVIVVPGLYYIFGSLANGRKLIRDEEDTSLSEGFVHQIDNFKTTEDHE comes from the coding sequence ATGTTTAGTAAATTCATACATAGGCCTGTATTTGCCATAGTAATTTCGATTATTATCGTCTTTATGGGTTCCCTGGCAATCACACAATTGCCAACATCGCAATTCCCCGATATTGCACCAACAACAGTGAATATCTTTATTGCCTATCCCGGTGCAAGTGCCGACGTATTGGTTAAATCGACCCTTATTACCTTAGAGAACTCCATTAATGGTGTTCAGGATATGCGTTATATGGCTACCGATGCTACCAGTGCCGGTGAAGCAACCTTAAGGATAATCTTTGAACCGGGTACCGACCCTAACCAGGCTGTTATCAGGGTAAAAACAAGGGTAGACCAGGTTATGCCCTTATTACCGGAACTTGTACAGCGAGAGGGTGTTGTTATTACCCCTATCCAGCCAAGTATGTTGATGTATGTCAACCTGTATGCTAAAGGCAAAAACATGGATGAAAAATTCCTGTACAATTATGCTAACGTTAAAATGCTTCCCGAGATCAACAGGATTAAAGGTGTAGCTAGATCTCAAATATTAGGTAGTAGAACATATGCTATGCGTATCTGGTTAAACCCGGACCGTATGAGAGCTTATAAAGTTTCTACCGATGAAGTTATGAAGGCCCTTGGCGAACAAAGTATCGTTGGACGTCCTGGACGTTTAGGACAAAGTTCGGGTATACAAGCACAATCGCTTGAATATGTATTGACTTATAAAGGACGATTCAGTGAGCCTGAAGAATATGATAACGTTATTATACGTGCCAATCCGGAAGGCGAAAGCATCCGCTTAAAAGATATCGGCCGTGCCGAGCTGGGTAGTGAATTCTTTGATATTTATTCTAACCTTGACGGACACCCTTCTGCATCTATCGTATTAAAACAAAACTACGGTAGTAATGCAAGTGATGTAATTAAGCAGGTTAAAGCCAAGCTTGAAGAAATGAAAGAAACCTTCCCTCCGGGACTGGATTATAAAATCAGCTATGACGTTTCTAAATTCTTAGACGCTTCAATAGAGCAGGTTGTTGATACCCTTAGAGACGCATTTATACTGGTTGCACTTGTTGTATTCATTTTCCTTGGCGACTGGCGTTCGACCCTAATTCCGATACTTGCTGTACCGGTATCGTTAGTAGGTGCATTCTTTGTTATCCAGTTCTTTGGAATTTCAATTAACCTTGTAACCCTGTTTGCACTTGTACTTGCAATTGGTATCGTGGTGGATGATGCGATAGTCGTCGTCGAGGCAGTGCATGCCAAGTTTGAAGAGCACCCACATATAACGCCGTACAAAGCGGTAAAAGAAGTACTTGGTGAGATTAGTGGGGCTATTATAGCTATTACAGCGGTAATGGTGTCGGTATTTGTACCTATATCATTCATGTCCGGGCCGGTAGGTACATTCTATCGCCAGTTCTCTATAACAATGGCAAGTTCAATTGTAATTTCTGCACTTATTGCACTTACACTTACACCTGTATTGTGTGCAATGCTGTTGAAAAACAACCATGGTAAAGAAGTTAAAAAGAACATCCTTACAAAAGGCCTTGATAAATTTAACCGATCGTTTGACAAACTTACCGGCTGGTACGTAAAACTGCTTAAACTTATTGTTAACCGAAGAGTAGTAACATTTGCCATACTTATAGCATTTTGTGCAGGTACTTTCTTTATAAATAAAATTCTGCCTTCAGGATTCATACCAAGTGAAGATCAAGGTACTATTTATGCTATCATACAGACACCTCCGGGATCTACACTGGAAACAACAAACCAGGTATCGCAAAGGCTTCAGAAAATTTGTGAACACGTAGACGGTGTAGAGAACGTTTCTTCTCTTGCAGGTTACGAGATCATGACAGAAGGTAGGGGTTCTAACGCAGGTACGTGTCTTATCAACCTTAAAGAATGGTCTGACAGGAAACATACTGTAACAGAGATCATGGAAGAGCTGGAAGAAAAATCTAAAGGCCTTGGAGCAAAAATTGAGTTCTTCGAACCGCCGGCCATTCCTGGTTTTGGTTCTTCGGGAGGTTTCTCTATGCGTTTGCTTGATAAGAGTACAACGGTAGATTATAAAGACTTTGACAAGATCAACAAAAAATTCATGGAAGACCTTGGTAAACGTAAAGAGCTTTCAGGTTTATTTACCTTCTTTGCTGCCAACTATCCTCAGTATGAATTGGAAATTGACAACCAGTTAGCAATGCAAAAAGGCGTTTCTATAGGTAAAGCTATGGAAAACCTTGACATACTTATTGGTAGTACTTACGAACAGGGGTTTATTAAATTTGAACGTTTCTTTAAAGTATATGTTCAGTCAGATCCAAAATTCAGAAGGCTTCCGTCAGATGTTCTTAACCTGTTCATTAAAAATGATCATGGAGAGATGGTTCCGTATTCTGCATTCATGAAGCTTAAGAAAACTCAGGGTCCGAATGAGATTACACGTTACAACATGTACAACTCAGCAGCTATCCAGGGTCTTCCGGCTAAAGGATATACCACTGCCGATGCTATCCAGGCTGTACGCGAAGTTGCTAAGCAATCTTTACCTAAAGGATACGACATTGCCTGGGAAGGACTTTCTTATGATGAGTCAATGAAAGGTAACGAGTCAATATACATTTTCCTTATCGTATTATCGTTCGTATACTTTGTACTTGCTGCACAGTATGAAAGTTTTATTATTCCGTTAGCTGTAGTGTTCTCGCTTCCTGTTGGGGTATTTGGTTCATTCCTACTACTTAAAATCATGGGGCTTCAAAATGATATCTATGCTCAGGTAGGACTTATCATGCTTGTCGGGCTACTCGGTAAGAACGCGGTACTTATTGTTGAATTTGCCGTCCTCAAGCACCATCAGGGCATGACGATACTCGAGGCAGCAATCGAAGGAGCCAAAGTACGTTTCAGACCAATCTTAATGACATCATTTGCATTTATCGCAGGTATGATTCCACTAATGATTGCAAGTGGTGCCGGTGCTATTGGTAATAAAACATTAGGATCTTCGGCATTAGGCGGTATGCTTTTCGGAACAATATTCGGCGTAATCGTTGTTCCCGGATTGTACTACATATTCGGATCGCTTGCCAATGGCAGAAAACTAATACGTGATGAAGAAGACACTTCTTTATCGGAAGGATTTGTTCATCAGATCGATAATTTCAAAACCACTGAAGATCATGAGTAA
- a CDS encoding hemolysin D has product MKKTLMIMGLCVLLCNTSCQTKNESKEEKDQFLVTNPVQKDTTITKEYVSQINSIQHIELRAQERGYLEKIYVDEGQFVKKGQLLFQIMPKLYEAELKRAQAEANFAEIEVKNTKALADRNVVSPNELAMAKAKYDKAKAELELTKVHLQFTQIKAPFDGIIDRFHVRLGSLVDEGDLLTNLSDNSKMWVYYNVPESEYLDYKAKVQSTSAPKVNLLMANNKMFDYPGIVETIEGEFNNETGNIAFRATFPNPKGLLRHGETGNIEMVIPLKNAVLIPQKATFEVLDKKYVYVVDKDNKIRSREIKIAAELPHLFAISEGLSTNDKVLLEGIRLVKENEKINYKLEKPEYVMSHLELYAE; this is encoded by the coding sequence ATGAAGAAAACGCTCATGATCATGGGCTTGTGTGTGCTGTTGTGCAATACAAGCTGCCAAACAAAAAATGAATCAAAGGAAGAAAAAGACCAGTTCCTAGTTACTAATCCTGTACAAAAAGACACTACAATTACTAAAGAGTATGTGTCGCAAATCAATTCGATACAGCATATTGAATTAAGGGCACAGGAAAGAGGTTACCTGGAAAAAATTTATGTAGACGAAGGGCAATTTGTAAAAAAAGGCCAGCTGTTATTCCAGATCATGCCTAAACTATATGAAGCAGAACTGAAAAGAGCCCAAGCCGAGGCAAACTTTGCCGAAATTGAAGTTAAAAATACTAAAGCACTTGCCGACAGGAATGTAGTATCTCCTAATGAGTTGGCAATGGCTAAAGCAAAATATGACAAAGCAAAAGCCGAATTGGAATTAACCAAAGTGCATTTGCAATTCACGCAGATAAAGGCTCCTTTTGATGGTATTATAGACCGTTTCCACGTAAGGCTGGGTAGCCTTGTTGATGAAGGCGACCTGCTTACAAACCTGTCTGACAACAGTAAAATGTGGGTGTACTACAATGTGCCGGAATCGGAATATCTTGATTACAAAGCAAAAGTTCAAAGCACTTCTGCCCCTAAGGTAAACCTGTTAATGGCTAACAACAAAATGTTTGATTACCCTGGTATCGTTGAAACCATTGAAGGTGAATTTAATAATGAGACCGGTAATATCGCATTCAGGGCAACTTTCCCTAACCCGAAAGGTTTACTAAGACACGGCGAAACAGGTAATATCGAAATGGTAATACCTCTTAAAAATGCTGTACTTATTCCTCAGAAAGCGACTTTCGAAGTTCTTGATAAAAAATATGTTTACGTTGTAGATAAAGACAACAAAATAAGATCGAGAGAAATAAAAATTGCTGCTGAACTTCCTCACCTTTTTGCTATAAGCGAAGGGTTATCTACCAACGACAAAGTACTTCTTGAAGGTATACGCCTTGTAAAAGAAAACGAAAAGATAAACTATAAGCTGGAGAAACCGGAATATGTAATGTCGCATCTGGAACTATATGCAGAGTAA
- a CDS encoding thioredoxin reductase yields MSETIEKIKCLIIGSGPAGYTAAIYAARADMKPVVYTGMEPGGQLTTTTEVDNFPGYPEGIDGPTMMMQLQQQAERFGTQVRIGMATAVEFSKEPGGWHKVTIDDNKEVHAQTIIISTGATAKYLGLPSEQRLRGGGVSACAVCDGFFYRNQDVAIVGAGDTAAEEATYLANICKHVTMLVRKDFMRASKAMQHRVENTPNLTVLYNSEVDEVIGDQVVDGLRIVNNVTGDKTEIAITGLFIAIGHKPNTDIFKGQLDMDETGYLITEGKSTKTNIPGVFASGDVQDKDYRQAITAAGSGCMAALDAERYLSSLEIH; encoded by the coding sequence ATGTCTGAGACTATAGAAAAAATAAAATGCCTAATTATAGGCTCCGGGCCTGCAGGTTATACTGCGGCTATATACGCTGCAAGGGCAGATATGAAACCTGTTGTTTATACCGGTATGGAACCGGGTGGACAGCTAACCACTACTACAGAAGTTGACAACTTTCCTGGATATCCTGAAGGTATAGACGGACCTACCATGATGATGCAGCTACAACAACAAGCTGAACGTTTTGGTACACAGGTAAGAATTGGAATGGCGACAGCCGTAGAATTTAGTAAAGAACCGGGGGGGTGGCATAAAGTTACCATAGACGATAATAAAGAAGTTCACGCTCAAACAATAATTATCTCTACAGGAGCTACTGCTAAATATTTAGGCCTTCCTAGTGAGCAGCGTTTAAGAGGCGGTGGTGTATCGGCATGTGCCGTATGCGATGGTTTCTTTTACCGCAACCAGGATGTGGCAATCGTAGGGGCAGGTGATACTGCTGCCGAGGAAGCTACTTACCTTGCTAACATTTGTAAACACGTAACTATGCTGGTGCGTAAAGACTTTATGCGTGCTTCTAAAGCTATGCAGCACCGCGTCGAAAACACTCCTAACCTTACCGTGTTATACAACAGCGAGGTTGACGAGGTTATAGGCGACCAGGTAGTTGACGGACTTAGGATTGTAAACAATGTTACAGGAGATAAAACCGAAATTGCTATTACTGGTTTATTTATAGCAATTGGCCACAAACCTAATACCGATATCTTTAAAGGCCAGCTTGACATGGATGAAACAGGATATCTTATTACAGAAGGCAAATCGACTAAAACTAATATTCCGGGTGTATTTGCATCTGGGGATGTTCAGGATAAAGATTACCGCCAGGCTATAACCGCAGCCGGATCTGGCTGTATGGCAGCTTTGGATGCTGAACGTTACCTGTCTTCTTTAGAAATTCATTAA
- a CDS encoding phage-shock protein: MNKTVSINLGGFYFHIDEDAYQKLNRYFDAIKRSLSADTRDEIMSDIESRIAELLSEKLKSDKQVVGSREIEDIIAVMGQPEDYRIDEDVTGEKASADRNTNDAYGGATDYRFLNKKKFYRDTDRGMLGGVCAGLSHYLRIDPLWLRIAFVLALTGFGTGIFIYLLLWILIPRAVTTTEKLEMTGEPINISNIEKKVKEEVDILTAKLNKVDYDKLGQNAKYGAEKIGSGIGTVFSAIFKVIAKMIGALIVIIAATSLVSFIVLFISLLFTAPFKSSTWYPWLDGFNYTETPIWLMGTAAFFAVAIPTFMLFLLGLKILIDNLKPVGNITKFTLLGIWILSVIFVIYFGLRQASEVSSEGKTVAKHELNLNSDEILQIKFRYNDYFSKSVNHDRGFRFKQDSLGNEIIYSNDISFNIMKTDEGKPFIQIERLADGSNSFEARKRAEKIKYGFKFEGNTLTLDNYLLSDISNKFRNQKVEIYLYLPEGTKFQCDDSVKEYDSSDNSFFDLWWDENDHIYEMHQNKVDCITCPIEEPVEGFEPPEPPMPPVDDIEHDGIEHVRVNAGGRGEINVSNNNMEVHVDLDSVNVVAKRRR, from the coding sequence ATGAACAAAACAGTTAGTATAAATTTAGGAGGTTTTTACTTTCACATAGATGAAGATGCCTACCAAAAACTTAATCGCTATTTTGATGCTATAAAACGTTCACTTTCTGCCGATACCAGGGATGAAATTATGAGCGATATTGAAAGCAGGATAGCCGAACTGCTTTCTGAAAAGCTTAAAAGCGACAAACAGGTTGTGGGCAGCAGGGAAATAGAAGATATTATCGCTGTAATGGGCCAGCCCGAAGATTACAGGATCGATGAAGATGTAACAGGAGAAAAAGCATCGGCAGATAGAAACACTAATGATGCCTATGGCGGTGCAACCGACTACAGGTTCCTGAACAAAAAGAAATTTTACAGGGATACCGACAGAGGCATGTTGGGCGGTGTTTGTGCCGGATTATCACACTATTTAAGAATAGATCCGCTATGGCTGCGTATTGCTTTTGTACTGGCACTTACAGGTTTTGGTACGGGTATCTTCATATACCTTCTGTTATGGATACTTATACCGAGGGCAGTAACTACAACCGAGAAACTGGAAATGACAGGCGAGCCTATAAACATTTCTAATATCGAGAAAAAGGTAAAAGAAGAGGTAGACATACTTACTGCTAAACTTAATAAAGTAGATTACGATAAACTTGGACAAAACGCAAAGTATGGTGCCGAAAAAATTGGCAGCGGCATAGGCACAGTCTTTTCGGCGATATTTAAGGTAATTGCAAAAATGATAGGGGCTCTAATAGTTATAATAGCGGCAACATCACTTGTGTCATTTATCGTTCTGTTTATATCATTGCTGTTTACCGCACCATTTAAATCGTCAACATGGTATCCTTGGCTGGATGGTTTTAACTACACCGAAACACCAATATGGTTAATGGGTACAGCTGCCTTTTTCGCTGTGGCAATACCTACGTTTATGCTGTTCTTACTAGGTCTTAAAATATTAATAGACAACCTAAAACCCGTAGGAAACATAACCAAATTTACGTTACTGGGTATCTGGATACTTTCTGTAATTTTTGTTATTTACTTTGGACTGCGCCAGGCATCTGAAGTAAGCTCTGAAGGAAAAACCGTTGCGAAACATGAACTTAACCTAAACAGCGACGAGATATTACAAATTAAATTCAGGTACAATGATTACTTCTCAAAATCGGTTAATCATGATCGTGGTTTCCGTTTCAAACAAGATTCATTAGGCAATGAGATCATCTATTCTAACGATATCTCTTTTAATATTATGAAGACAGATGAAGGTAAACCTTTCATACAAATTGAAAGGCTTGCTGACGGAAGTAACTCATTTGAAGCCAGAAAGCGTGCCGAAAAAATTAAGTACGGTTTTAAATTTGAAGGAAACACCCTAACTTTAGATAATTATTTATTGTCAGACATCAGTAACAAATTCCGTAACCAGAAAGTAGAGATCTATCTTTACCTGCCTGAAGGAACGAAGTTTCAGTGTGATGACAGCGTAAAAGAATATGACAGTTCAGACAATTCATTCTTTGACCTGTGGTGGGATGAGAACGACCATATTTACGAAATGCACCAAAATAAAGTAGACTGCATTACCTGCCCTATTGAAGAACCTGTAGAAGGTTTTGAACCACCTGAGCCGCCAATGCCTCCGGTAGATGATATTGAGCATGATGGAATTGAGCATGTACGTGTTAACGCAGGTGGCAGAGGCGAAATAAACGTATCAAACAACAATATGGAGGTTCATGTAGATTTGGATTCGGTTAATGTTGTTGCAAAAAGAAGAAGATAA
- a CDS encoding PadR family transcriptional regulator: protein MNIENTKAQMRKGVLEFCILCVLKEKDAYTSEILDTLKNAKLLVVEGTVYPLLTRLKNDGLLSYRWEESTSGPPRKYYGLTDEGRDFLKELNITWTELSDAVNILTRQKA from the coding sequence ATGAATATTGAGAACACAAAGGCCCAGATGCGTAAGGGTGTTCTGGAATTCTGTATACTATGCGTTTTAAAAGAAAAAGACGCTTACACATCAGAAATACTGGATACGCTTAAAAACGCAAAGCTGCTTGTGGTTGAGGGAACGGTTTACCCACTGCTTACAAGACTTAAAAACGATGGACTCCTAAGCTACCGCTGGGAAGAATCAACATCGGGCCCGCCGCGAAAATATTACGGCCTTACCGATGAAGGAAGAGATTTTTTAAAAGAACTTAACATTACCTGGACGGAATTATCCGATGCAGTAAACATATTAACCCGTCAAAAAGCATAG